One Epinephelus moara isolate mb chromosome 20, YSFRI_EMoa_1.0, whole genome shotgun sequence genomic window carries:
- the LOC126407385 gene encoding uncharacterized protein LOC126407385 isoform X1: MDSSVSTEEELSECEMTTEQGVSLSLEMSDEEEEEQQTVEEEIGGKSPSRIRKAMDRNAHGDNHQQHNMRNLLLSKIRNMGNYHHNCAVLSSGKGQIIPKRQAIYPSAASDYLPCKFCFAMYVRTDLWRHHKHCKLQVKEDGPKKRRVQAASAMMLPLDAAVSRGLKRILATMSYDPMSVLVKSDTLIISLGERMFLNGGEVQRREADIKNKMRELARLVLQARKIDKDIVFLKDLITPEKFNTVLEAVKQMNGFDETTNRYSVPSTALKLRSSLTHVVEILEGEAVRQQDVAIMRRAEQFQKLVDLDWTTHVSSNALKILYQKKWNSPQMLPLSKDIKKLQDHLKHLEDTNKKALIDRPSKRPWSELSQVTLAQLILFNRRREGEVSRMEVQTYLQRNMQCMEDDIEESLSPFEKKLCENLIRVEVRGKRGRKLPVLFPPNVKESVDLLIKTREEVGISLNNPYIFARTHYGSEENIRGCDSLKRFAEECGAKHPQYLTSTKLRKHVATVSQILNLQTHELDQLATFMGHDIEVHREYYRLPEETLQMAKISRLLYALQDGMGKFKGSSLEDITPSINFEGELSDLDAEDAHSERTATTSQEGNSDDGHTEERSTTSRKAIDDMAKRSSLPSNQKGKSRRPWSQTVKDIIENHFKHFLKEMKIPGKLDCQ; the protein is encoded by the exons ATGGATTCATCTGTGTCAACTGAAGAGGAATTATCTGAGTGTGAAATG accACTGAACAAGGGGTTTCTCTTTCCctggaaatgtcagatgaagaagaggaagaacaacaaacagtagaagaagaaatcGGAGGAAAATCACCTTCAAGAATCAGAAAAGCAATGGATCGCAATGCCCATGGTGATAACCATCAGCAACATAATATGCGCAATCTTCTTTtaagtaaaataagaaacatggGTAATTACCACCACAATTGCGCAGTCCTGTCCTCTGGCAAAGGACAAATAATTCCCAAAAGACAAGCAATCTACCCATCAGCAGCATCTGACTACCTGCCTTGCAAGTTTTGTTTTGCAATGTATGTCAGAACAGATCTCTGGAGACATCACAAACATTGCAAACTGCAAGTGAAGGAGGATGGGCCAAAGAAAAGAAGAGTTCAAGCAGCATCTGCCATGATGTTGCCCTTGGACGCCGCTGTTTCCAGGGGATTAAAAAGAATTCTTGCAACCATGTCATATGATCCAATGAGTGTACTTGTGAAGAGTGACACACTGATCATTTCATTGGGAGAAAGGATGTTTCTTAATGGTGGAGAAGTGCAAAGACGTGAAGCGGACATCAAAAACAAGATGCGAGAACTTGCAAGACTTGTTCTACAGGCAAGAAAAATTGACAAGGACATTGTCTTTTTGAAAGATTTGATCACTCCAGAGAAGTTCAACACAGTACTCGAGGCTGTAAAGCAGATGAATGGGTTTGATGAGACAACGAACAGATACTCGGTTCCTTCAACAGCACTCAAACTGCGCAGCTCCCTTACGCATGTGGTAGAAATTTTGGAGGGAGAAGCTGTACGTCAACAGGATGTTGCCATAATGAGAAGAGCAGAGCAATTCCAGAAATTAGTGGACCTGGACTGGACGACGCATGTATCATCTAATGCACTGAAGATCCTCTACCAAAAAAAATGGAACAGCCCCCAAATGCTGCCCCTCtccaaagacataaaaaaactCCAGGATCATCTGAAACATCTTGAggacaccaacaaaaaagctCTTATTGACAGACCATCAAAAAGGCCATGGAGTGAGCTCTCGCAAGTCACTCTGGCACAGCTAATATTATTCAATCGACGCCGTGAAGGAGAAGTGTCAAGGATGGAAGTACAAACATACCTTCAGAGAAACATGCAATGCATGGAGGATGACATTGAGGAGAGTCTCTCGCCCTTTGAAAAGAAGTTGTGCGAGAATCTCATCAGGGTAGAGGTACGTGGGAAAAGGGGCCGGAAGTTGCCAGTGCTGTTCCCTCCCAATGTAAAAGAGTCTGTGGATCTTCTGataaaaacaagagaagagGTTGGAATTTCTCTGAACAATCCTTACATTTTTGCCAGAACTCATTATGGATCTGAGGAGAACATTCGTGGATGTGACTCCTTAAAGAGATTTGCAGAGGAATGTGGCGCCAAACATCCACAATATCTTACATCCACCAAACTAAGAAAGCATGTTGCCACAGTTTCACAAATACTTAATTTGCAAACCCATGAACTAGACCAGCTGGCAACTTTCATGGGACATGATATTGAGGTCCACAGGGAGTATTACAGACTTCCTGAAGAAACACTTCAAATGGCAAAAATAAGCAGGCTTCTTTATGCCCTGCAAGATGGAATGGGCAAATTCAAAGGCAGTTCCTTGGAAGACATAACACCAAGCATCAACT TTGAAGGGGAGTTAAGCGACTTGGATGCAGAGGATGCCCATTCTGAGAGGACTGCTACCACAAGCCAGGAAG GAAACTCGGATGATGGACATACTGAAGAAAGGTCTACTACCTCAAGGAAGGCaattgatgacatggccaaaagGTCATCATTGCCATCAAATCAAAAAG GGAAATCCAGAAGGCCCTGGTCACAGACAGTAAAGGACATAATTGAGAACCATTTCAAGCATTTCCTGAAGGAAATGAAGATCCCTGGAAAACTGGACTGTCAATGA
- the LOC126407385 gene encoding uncharacterized protein LOC126407385 isoform X2, whose amino-acid sequence MSDEEEEEQQTVEEEIGGKSPSRIRKAMDRNAHGDNHQQHNMRNLLLSKIRNMGNYHHNCAVLSSGKGQIIPKRQAIYPSAASDYLPCKFCFAMYVRTDLWRHHKHCKLQVKEDGPKKRRVQAASAMMLPLDAAVSRGLKRILATMSYDPMSVLVKSDTLIISLGERMFLNGGEVQRREADIKNKMRELARLVLQARKIDKDIVFLKDLITPEKFNTVLEAVKQMNGFDETTNRYSVPSTALKLRSSLTHVVEILEGEAVRQQDVAIMRRAEQFQKLVDLDWTTHVSSNALKILYQKKWNSPQMLPLSKDIKKLQDHLKHLEDTNKKALIDRPSKRPWSELSQVTLAQLILFNRRREGEVSRMEVQTYLQRNMQCMEDDIEESLSPFEKKLCENLIRVEVRGKRGRKLPVLFPPNVKESVDLLIKTREEVGISLNNPYIFARTHYGSEENIRGCDSLKRFAEECGAKHPQYLTSTKLRKHVATVSQILNLQTHELDQLATFMGHDIEVHREYYRLPEETLQMAKISRLLYALQDGMGKFKGSSLEDITPSINFEGELSDLDAEDAHSERTATTSQEGNSDDGHTEERSTTSRKAIDDMAKRSSLPSNQKGKSRRPWSQTVKDIIENHFKHFLKEMKIPGKLDCQ is encoded by the exons atgtcagatgaagaagaggaagaacaacaaacagtagaagaagaaatcGGAGGAAAATCACCTTCAAGAATCAGAAAAGCAATGGATCGCAATGCCCATGGTGATAACCATCAGCAACATAATATGCGCAATCTTCTTTtaagtaaaataagaaacatggGTAATTACCACCACAATTGCGCAGTCCTGTCCTCTGGCAAAGGACAAATAATTCCCAAAAGACAAGCAATCTACCCATCAGCAGCATCTGACTACCTGCCTTGCAAGTTTTGTTTTGCAATGTATGTCAGAACAGATCTCTGGAGACATCACAAACATTGCAAACTGCAAGTGAAGGAGGATGGGCCAAAGAAAAGAAGAGTTCAAGCAGCATCTGCCATGATGTTGCCCTTGGACGCCGCTGTTTCCAGGGGATTAAAAAGAATTCTTGCAACCATGTCATATGATCCAATGAGTGTACTTGTGAAGAGTGACACACTGATCATTTCATTGGGAGAAAGGATGTTTCTTAATGGTGGAGAAGTGCAAAGACGTGAAGCGGACATCAAAAACAAGATGCGAGAACTTGCAAGACTTGTTCTACAGGCAAGAAAAATTGACAAGGACATTGTCTTTTTGAAAGATTTGATCACTCCAGAGAAGTTCAACACAGTACTCGAGGCTGTAAAGCAGATGAATGGGTTTGATGAGACAACGAACAGATACTCGGTTCCTTCAACAGCACTCAAACTGCGCAGCTCCCTTACGCATGTGGTAGAAATTTTGGAGGGAGAAGCTGTACGTCAACAGGATGTTGCCATAATGAGAAGAGCAGAGCAATTCCAGAAATTAGTGGACCTGGACTGGACGACGCATGTATCATCTAATGCACTGAAGATCCTCTACCAAAAAAAATGGAACAGCCCCCAAATGCTGCCCCTCtccaaagacataaaaaaactCCAGGATCATCTGAAACATCTTGAggacaccaacaaaaaagctCTTATTGACAGACCATCAAAAAGGCCATGGAGTGAGCTCTCGCAAGTCACTCTGGCACAGCTAATATTATTCAATCGACGCCGTGAAGGAGAAGTGTCAAGGATGGAAGTACAAACATACCTTCAGAGAAACATGCAATGCATGGAGGATGACATTGAGGAGAGTCTCTCGCCCTTTGAAAAGAAGTTGTGCGAGAATCTCATCAGGGTAGAGGTACGTGGGAAAAGGGGCCGGAAGTTGCCAGTGCTGTTCCCTCCCAATGTAAAAGAGTCTGTGGATCTTCTGataaaaacaagagaagagGTTGGAATTTCTCTGAACAATCCTTACATTTTTGCCAGAACTCATTATGGATCTGAGGAGAACATTCGTGGATGTGACTCCTTAAAGAGATTTGCAGAGGAATGTGGCGCCAAACATCCACAATATCTTACATCCACCAAACTAAGAAAGCATGTTGCCACAGTTTCACAAATACTTAATTTGCAAACCCATGAACTAGACCAGCTGGCAACTTTCATGGGACATGATATTGAGGTCCACAGGGAGTATTACAGACTTCCTGAAGAAACACTTCAAATGGCAAAAATAAGCAGGCTTCTTTATGCCCTGCAAGATGGAATGGGCAAATTCAAAGGCAGTTCCTTGGAAGACATAACACCAAGCATCAACT TTGAAGGGGAGTTAAGCGACTTGGATGCAGAGGATGCCCATTCTGAGAGGACTGCTACCACAAGCCAGGAAG GAAACTCGGATGATGGACATACTGAAGAAAGGTCTACTACCTCAAGGAAGGCaattgatgacatggccaaaagGTCATCATTGCCATCAAATCAAAAAG GGAAATCCAGAAGGCCCTGGTCACAGACAGTAAAGGACATAATTGAGAACCATTTCAAGCATTTCCTGAAGGAAATGAAGATCCCTGGAAAACTGGACTGTCAATGA